In Pseudoduganella albidiflava, a single window of DNA contains:
- a CDS encoding class II aldolase/adducin family protein, whose protein sequence is MSSPAPLHSAPLSRPHLRQVGRGGDTYPRPAIYNAPRDAEGRIVFAVPPPQPTVEAERRHRKERLAVSFRLFARYGFDMGGAGHITARDPEFPDHFWVNPAGVYFGHVRVSDLLLVSHDGRVVEGDGLLNRAAFAIHSELHKARPDVIAAAHSHGLWGKAFAAQGRLLAPLTQDSCAFYEDHAIFSDFSGVVLDASEGQRIAETLGPRKAVILQNHGLLTVGQTVESAVWRYIAFENAAQAQLLSEAAGTPRPIPHEVALHTAGQMGSEAGGWFSFQPLWDVITREEPDLFD, encoded by the coding sequence ATGAGCAGTCCCGCACCATTGCATTCCGCGCCGTTGTCCCGTCCCCACCTGCGCCAGGTGGGCCGCGGTGGGGATACCTATCCGCGCCCGGCGATCTACAACGCGCCGCGCGATGCGGAAGGCAGGATCGTGTTCGCCGTGCCGCCGCCGCAGCCCACCGTGGAAGCCGAGCGCCGCCACCGCAAGGAGCGGCTGGCCGTGTCGTTCCGGCTGTTCGCCCGCTATGGCTTCGACATGGGCGGTGCCGGCCACATCACGGCGCGCGATCCCGAATTCCCGGACCATTTCTGGGTCAATCCGGCCGGCGTGTATTTCGGCCATGTGCGCGTGTCGGACCTGCTGCTGGTCAGCCACGACGGCAGGGTCGTCGAAGGCGATGGCCTGCTGAACCGGGCCGCCTTCGCGATCCACTCGGAATTGCACAAGGCCCGGCCGGACGTGATTGCCGCCGCCCACTCCCACGGCCTGTGGGGCAAGGCGTTCGCCGCGCAGGGCCGCCTGCTGGCACCGCTGACGCAGGATTCCTGTGCCTTCTACGAGGACCATGCCATCTTCTCCGACTTTTCAGGCGTGGTGCTCGACGCCAGCGAGGGGCAGCGCATTGCCGAAACGCTGGGCCCGCGCAAGGCGGTGATCCTGCAGAACCACGGCTTGCTGACGGTGGGGCAGACGGTGGAATCGGCCGTCTGGCGCTATATCGCCTTCGAGAACGCGGCCCAGGCGCAATTGCTGTCCGAGGCAGCCGGCACGCCGCGGCCGATCCCCCACGAGGTGGCGCTGCACACCGCCGGCCAGATGGGTTCCGAGGCGGGCGGCTGGTTCAGTTTCCAGCCGCTGTGGGACGTGATCACGCGCGAAGAACCCGACCTGTTCGACTGA
- a CDS encoding LysR family transcriptional regulator → MKIDDIAAFVAVVRNQSVSAAAEALGLTQSAITRRVQNFEQELGSELLDRSVKPPRASPMGRKVFEQCARVLLEVDRLRDLVQHDQSPTGVFRVGVIQTIGDVVLLDALQGLNGAFPGLHTEVASGWGAQLVERVANGELDAAVGLFPATRVLPDGLAGRTLGRIELAVVAKKGTLPRRSYKLRDIFEGGWVLNPDGCGFRAGLARALAEQGLSFRINLETFGADLQLGLVASGVGLGLMPRPILERSRHVDALDVVPVSDFKPVLDIWLIQPHLAGPMQHAIDHFAGTVEEAFATSRRL, encoded by the coding sequence ATGAAGATAGACGACATCGCCGCCTTCGTCGCCGTGGTGCGCAACCAGTCCGTCAGCGCCGCCGCCGAGGCGCTGGGGCTGACCCAGTCGGCCATCACGCGGCGCGTGCAGAACTTCGAGCAGGAACTGGGCTCGGAATTGCTGGACCGCAGCGTCAAGCCGCCGCGCGCCAGCCCGATGGGCCGCAAGGTGTTCGAGCAGTGCGCCCGCGTGCTGCTGGAGGTGGACCGGCTGCGCGACCTGGTGCAGCACGACCAGTCGCCGACCGGGGTGTTCCGCGTCGGCGTGATCCAGACCATCGGCGACGTGGTGCTGCTCGATGCGTTGCAAGGCTTGAATGGCGCGTTTCCCGGCCTGCATACCGAAGTGGCATCCGGCTGGGGCGCCCAGCTGGTGGAGCGGGTCGCCAACGGCGAACTCGATGCCGCCGTCGGCCTGTTTCCCGCCACCCGGGTACTGCCCGACGGCCTGGCGGGCCGCACGCTGGGCCGCATCGAGCTCGCGGTGGTGGCGAAGAAGGGCACGTTGCCGCGGCGTTCGTACAAGCTGCGCGACATCTTCGAGGGCGGCTGGGTGCTCAATCCGGATGGCTGCGGCTTCCGCGCCGGCCTGGCCCGCGCGCTGGCCGAGCAGGGCCTGTCGTTCCGCATCAACCTGGAAACCTTCGGCGCCGACCTGCAACTGGGCCTGGTCGCCAGCGGCGTCGGCCTCGGCCTGATGCCGCGCCCGATCCTCGAGCGCAGCCGCCATGTCGACGCGCTGGACGTGGTGCCGGTGTCCGACTTCAAGCCCGTGCTGGATATCTGGCTGATCCAGCCGCACCTGGCCGGGCCGATGCAGCATGCCATCGATCATTTCGCCGGCACCGTGGAAGAGGCGTTTGCCACGTCGCGCCGGCTGTGA
- a CDS encoding TonB family protein: MSTATVSQATLSPRENLRVQRPAPAALKGGALAGVSHAPDGGWLRGRGVAASAALHGAALLAAWALSGTASDAPPPAPVVELIRLQPEALKPPPPPPPEPEPEPEKPKQLTAARPAPVPLPVPKTVAASADEAETTPPPDPPRQVAPIGPVTPAPPAPVAQVPAPPSAPPAPRQIATDGIPTDYVNQVYARINRSTEYPREAKMRRQQGRVGYRLTLSPQGALLGVDIQTSGNDVLDEAARQAIQRAAPFPALPDLGGSSYLLAGNIVFKLN; encoded by the coding sequence ATGTCCACTGCTACCGTGTCCCAAGCCACACTGTCGCCGAGGGAAAATCTCCGGGTGCAACGGCCGGCGCCGGCGGCGCTGAAGGGCGGCGCGCTGGCCGGCGTGTCGCATGCACCGGATGGCGGCTGGCTGCGCGGGCGCGGCGTGGCCGCTTCGGCGGCGCTGCATGGCGCGGCGCTGCTGGCCGCGTGGGCGCTGTCGGGCACCGCCAGCGACGCGCCGCCACCCGCGCCGGTGGTGGAGCTGATCCGGCTGCAGCCGGAAGCGCTCAAGCCGCCACCGCCGCCGCCACCCGAACCGGAACCGGAACCGGAAAAACCGAAGCAGCTGACGGCGGCCAGGCCAGCCCCGGTGCCGCTGCCGGTGCCGAAGACAGTCGCCGCTTCGGCCGACGAAGCGGAAACCACGCCGCCGCCGGACCCGCCGCGCCAGGTCGCGCCGATCGGCCCGGTCACGCCGGCGCCACCGGCGCCCGTCGCCCAGGTGCCCGCGCCGCCGTCCGCGCCGCCCGCGCCCAGGCAGATCGCCACCGACGGCATCCCGACCGACTACGTGAACCAGGTGTACGCGCGCATCAACCGCAGCACCGAGTATCCGCGCGAAGCGAAGATGCGCCGCCAGCAGGGCAGGGTGGGGTACCGGCTGACCCTGAGTCCGCAGGGCGCGCTGCTCGGCGTGGACATCCAGACGTCCGGGAACGATGTGCTGGACGAGGCGGCCCGGCAAGCCATCCAGCGCGCGGCGCCTTTCCCGGCATTGCCGGACCTGGGCGGCAGCAGCTACCTGCTGGCCGGGAACATCGTCTTCAAGCTGAACTAA
- a CDS encoding D-isomer specific 2-hydroxyacid dehydrogenase family protein — MSERSELIIASQFSPAVNALLSERAGLAVRDVPPGPLHDLPDADVLFALPAPKGQSLKVAPPPPNWPSVRWVQLASVGIDYYPDWLFDGPVVTSARGTASVAIAEYVLAAIFSAAKRIPEIWLSQAADWRRMELAVVHGGTLGLYGFGSIGQEVARRAVALGLRVLAVRRSETPFDVPGVEAVRSIEELLERSDHLVLAAPSTPATRHAINRATLAHAKPGLHLINIARGNLVDHDALHAALDEGRVALATLDVTEPEPLPAGHPFYGHPNVRLSPHISPSSDRIVPALVEKFLSNLDRFRSGRPLADVVDTARGY; from the coding sequence ATGAGCGAGCGTAGCGAATTGATCATCGCCAGCCAGTTCAGCCCGGCCGTCAACGCGCTGCTGTCCGAGCGCGCCGGGCTGGCCGTGCGCGACGTGCCGCCCGGCCCGCTGCACGACTTGCCGGATGCCGACGTGCTGTTCGCGCTGCCGGCGCCGAAAGGGCAATCGCTGAAGGTGGCGCCGCCGCCGCCCAACTGGCCCTCGGTGCGCTGGGTGCAGCTGGCGTCGGTGGGCATCGATTACTACCCGGACTGGCTGTTCGACGGCCCGGTCGTCACGTCGGCGCGCGGCACGGCGTCGGTCGCCATCGCCGAGTATGTGCTGGCGGCGATCTTCAGCGCGGCCAAGCGCATCCCGGAGATCTGGCTGTCGCAGGCGGCCGACTGGCGCCGCATGGAACTGGCGGTGGTGCACGGCGGCACGCTGGGCCTGTACGGCTTCGGCTCGATCGGGCAGGAAGTGGCGCGCCGCGCGGTGGCGCTGGGCTTGCGCGTGCTGGCGGTGCGCCGCTCGGAAACACCGTTCGACGTGCCCGGCGTGGAAGCCGTGCGCTCGATCGAGGAACTGCTGGAACGCTCCGATCACCTGGTACTGGCCGCGCCGTCCACGCCGGCCACGCGCCATGCGATCAACCGCGCCACGCTGGCGCACGCGAAACCCGGCCTTCACCTGATCAATATCGCGCGCGGCAACCTGGTCGACCACGATGCACTGCATGCCGCGCTGGACGAAGGACGGGTGGCGCTGGCGACACTGGACGTGACGGAGCCGGAACCGCTGCCGGCCGGGCATCCGTTCTACGGCCATCCGAACGTGCGCCTGTCGCCGCATATTTCGCCCAGCTCTGACCGCATCGTGCCGGCGCTGGTCGAGAAATTCCTGTCGAACCTGGACCGCTTCCGCAGCGGCCGGCCGCTGGCCGATGTCGTCGATACGGCGCGCGGCTACTGA
- a CDS encoding EamA family transporter, whose amino-acid sequence MLASIVKHKGAAPSMISTSAGTGTLPAMIAGVAANLFLGFSSLFWKELASVAPATLLGYRIVLSLATLVAVMALLGRFQGLGTRLTGRVVAIHAAAALLVAGNWGTFIWASIHGHVVESGLGYLIAPFVAIAVGALALGDPMTWLRKGALAVIIAAVLAMVLRSGELQHWVYLVIGATWGGYACLKKLTTLDAFSGLLCETVVLAALLAVSLAASATTMRLPAAIPWPAVPVLLALSGLVSVLPLWLFSLAAARLPLSVMGFFQFVLPTTQLFVALVFYRQAVSANTLLCFAAIWLALGMLLAEPLVRRTLGARPAA is encoded by the coding sequence GTGCTAGCATCGATCGTCAAGCACAAGGGAGCGGCACCGTCGATGATCTCCACAAGCGCAGGAACCGGCACGCTGCCGGCCATGATCGCCGGCGTCGCCGCCAACCTGTTCCTCGGCTTCTCCTCGCTGTTCTGGAAGGAGCTGGCCTCGGTGGCCCCGGCCACGCTGCTGGGCTACCGGATCGTGCTGTCGCTGGCGACGCTGGTGGCCGTCATGGCGCTGCTGGGGCGCTTCCAGGGACTCGGAACCCGGCTCACCGGGCGGGTCGTGGCGATCCATGCGGCGGCCGCCCTGCTGGTGGCGGGGAACTGGGGCACGTTCATCTGGGCATCCATCCATGGCCATGTCGTCGAGAGCGGACTGGGCTACCTGATCGCCCCGTTCGTCGCCATCGCCGTGGGCGCGCTGGCGCTGGGCGATCCGATGACCTGGCTGCGCAAGGGCGCGCTGGCCGTCATCATCGCCGCCGTGCTGGCGATGGTCCTGCGCAGCGGTGAATTGCAGCACTGGGTCTACCTGGTCATCGGCGCCACGTGGGGCGGCTATGCCTGCCTGAAGAAACTCACCACGCTCGATGCCTTCAGCGGCCTGCTGTGCGAAACCGTGGTGCTGGCCGCCCTGCTGGCGGTGTCGCTGGCGGCGTCGGCCACCACCATGCGCCTGCCGGCAGCCATACCGTGGCCGGCCGTGCCGGTACTGCTGGCGCTGTCCGGCCTGGTATCCGTCCTGCCGCTCTGGCTGTTCTCGCTGGCCGCGGCGCGCCTGCCGCTGTCGGTGATGGGCTTCTTCCAGTTCGTGCTGCCCACCACCCAGTTGTTCGTGGCGCTGGTTTTCTACCGCCAGGCCGTGTCGGCCAATACCCTGCTGTGCTTTGCCGCGATCTGGCTGGCACTGGGCATGCTGCTGGCCGAACCCCTGGTCAGGCGCACCCTGGGCGCGCGGCCGGCTGCGTAG
- a CDS encoding MotA/TolQ/ExbB proton channel family protein — MQIANHLGPLELFQQADIIVKSIIVLLVVASVASWGVIVDKLLRFASLRRHAANWSAALAGQRSLGRLANELRQHAQDPFARIYHAIADEWHASHHQHLHATPAGKDSLKERINRVGQIATSGEAEQLQKGLQLLATIGSVAPFVGLFGTVWGIMNAFQGIAASNNTSLAVVAPGIAEALFATALGLVAAIPAVVAYNRISGDLNHYAGRLATLVGLVEVQLSRQLESGEPLPDLPEPATRNERAATLAVQGA, encoded by the coding sequence ATGCAGATCGCCAACCACCTCGGTCCGCTGGAACTGTTCCAGCAGGCCGACATCATCGTCAAGTCCATCATCGTGCTGCTGGTCGTCGCTTCCGTGGCCAGCTGGGGCGTCATCGTCGACAAGCTGCTGCGTTTCGCCAGCCTGCGGCGCCACGCCGCCAACTGGTCCGCCGCGCTGGCCGGACAACGCTCGCTGGGACGCCTGGCCAACGAGCTGCGCCAGCATGCGCAAGACCCGTTCGCCCGTATCTACCACGCCATCGCCGATGAATGGCATGCCAGCCACCACCAGCATTTACACGCCACGCCAGCGGGCAAGGACAGCCTGAAGGAGCGCATCAACCGGGTCGGCCAGATCGCCACCAGCGGCGAAGCCGAGCAGCTTCAGAAGGGCTTGCAGCTGCTGGCGACGATCGGTTCGGTGGCGCCCTTCGTCGGCCTGTTCGGTACCGTGTGGGGCATCATGAACGCGTTCCAGGGCATCGCCGCCAGCAACAACACCAGCCTGGCCGTCGTCGCGCCCGGCATCGCCGAAGCGCTGTTCGCCACGGCGCTGGGCCTGGTGGCGGCGATACCCGCGGTGGTCGCGTACAACCGCATCTCCGGCGACCTGAATCACTACGCCGGCCGGCTGGCCACGCTGGTCGGGCTGGTCGAAGTGCAGCTGTCGCGCCAGCTGGAATCGGGCGAGCCGCTGCCGGACCTGCCGGAACCGGCCACCCGAAATGAGCGCGCCGCCACGCTGGCCGTGCAGGGAGCCTGA
- a CDS encoding LLM class flavin-dependent oxidoreductase — protein MSIEFIGFSATQEVTETILASGPVVNKSYLGAVARAHEYAGFDRVLVAHSSGSVDGFQVAAYIAHETEKLGILLAHRPGFVAPTLAARQLATLDHFSDGRLAVHIISGGDDTEQQRDGDFLTHDERYARSDEFLDVVRKTWTSEGAWNHEGTHYRHVGQNAGVRPVRGQHLPIYFGGSSDAAIEVAGKHADVYALWGESLAQVAETIGKVRAAAARHGRADQIRFSLSLRPVLAATEEAAWARAEAIVARAGEQIQHNKFYSSRPKQPANAGSQRLLETAAQGKVVDERLWTGIAALTNAAGNSTGLVGTPEQVRDALLKYWELGVTTFLIRGFDPIQDALQYGRELIALVREAVAAREAAGEQDRLAA, from the coding sequence ATGAGCATCGAATTCATCGGCTTCTCCGCCACCCAGGAAGTGACCGAAACCATCCTGGCCAGCGGTCCCGTCGTCAACAAGAGCTATCTCGGCGCGGTGGCTCGCGCCCATGAATACGCCGGCTTCGACCGCGTGCTGGTGGCCCACAGCAGCGGTTCGGTGGACGGCTTCCAGGTGGCCGCCTACATCGCCCATGAAACGGAGAAACTGGGCATCCTGCTGGCGCACCGGCCCGGTTTCGTGGCGCCCACGCTGGCGGCGCGCCAGCTGGCCACGCTCGACCATTTCTCGGATGGCCGCCTGGCGGTGCACATCATCAGCGGCGGCGACGATACCGAACAGCAGCGCGATGGCGATTTCCTCACGCACGACGAGCGCTATGCGCGCAGCGACGAGTTCCTCGACGTGGTGAGGAAGACCTGGACCTCGGAAGGCGCGTGGAACCATGAGGGCACGCACTACCGCCATGTCGGCCAGAACGCCGGCGTGCGCCCGGTGCGCGGCCAGCACCTGCCGATCTACTTCGGCGGTTCGTCGGACGCGGCGATCGAGGTGGCCGGCAAGCATGCCGACGTGTACGCGCTGTGGGGCGAATCGCTGGCCCAGGTGGCCGAGACGATCGGCAAGGTGCGCGCCGCCGCGGCGCGCCACGGCCGGGCCGACCAGATCCGCTTCAGCCTGTCGCTGCGCCCGGTGCTGGCGGCGACCGAGGAAGCGGCATGGGCCAGGGCGGAGGCGATCGTGGCCCGCGCCGGCGAGCAGATCCAGCACAACAAGTTCTACAGCTCGCGGCCGAAGCAGCCGGCCAACGCCGGGTCGCAGCGCCTGCTGGAGACGGCGGCGCAGGGCAAGGTGGTCGACGAGCGGCTGTGGACCGGCATCGCCGCCCTGACGAATGCGGCCGGCAATTCCACCGGCCTGGTGGGCACGCCGGAACAGGTGCGCGATGCGCTGCTGAAGTACTGGGAACTGGGCGTGACGACTTTCCTGATCCGCGGCTTCGACCCGATCCAGGACGCGCTGCAATACGGCCGCGAACTGATCGCGCTGGTGCGCGAAGCCGTGGCGGCGCGCGAGGCGGCTGGAGAACAAGACCGGCTGGCGGCCTGA
- a CDS encoding ABC transporter permease produces the protein MNNVLRRAAGPLALLLLWEAASRTGVLPERILAAPSQIFVTLGELVVSGEIGGNVLVSLQRVLTGLAVSLTLGTSLALVAGLTRQGEVAVDSTMQMVRTLPFLGLVPLFILWFGIGEFTKIALIAFATTFPMYLTLYSGIRGIDAKLVEAARLFGLSYPQLIVHVILPGALPSFLVGLRYSLGVAWLSLVAVEQINATAGLGYLINNARDFMRTDVIVVCLLIYSLLGLATDALVRAIEHYALAWRPSFIKG, from the coding sequence ATGAACAATGTGTTGAGGCGCGCGGCCGGTCCGCTGGCACTGCTGCTGCTGTGGGAAGCGGCGTCGCGTACCGGCGTGCTGCCGGAACGGATCCTGGCGGCGCCGTCGCAGATCTTCGTCACGCTGGGCGAGCTGGTCGTCTCCGGAGAAATCGGCGGCAACGTGCTGGTCTCGCTGCAGCGCGTGCTCACGGGCCTGGCGGTATCGCTGACGCTCGGCACCTCGCTGGCCCTGGTGGCCGGGCTGACGCGCCAGGGCGAAGTGGCCGTCGATTCGACCATGCAGATGGTGCGCACCCTGCCATTCCTCGGCCTGGTGCCCCTGTTCATCCTGTGGTTCGGCATCGGCGAATTCACCAAGATCGCCCTGATCGCCTTCGCCACCACGTTCCCCATGTACCTCACGCTGTACAGCGGCATCCGCGGCATCGACGCCAAGCTGGTCGAGGCGGCACGCCTGTTCGGCCTGTCGTATCCGCAGCTGATCGTCCACGTCATCCTGCCCGGCGCACTGCCATCGTTCCTGGTCGGCCTGCGCTACTCGCTGGGCGTGGCCTGGCTGTCGCTGGTGGCCGTCGAGCAGATCAACGCCACCGCCGGCCTGGGCTACCTGATCAACAATGCCCGCGATTTCATGCGCACCGACGTCATCGTCGTCTGCCTGCTGATCTACAGCCTGCTGGGGCTGGCCACCGATGCGCTGGTCCGCGCCATCGAACACTACGCGCTGGCCTGGCGTCCGTCCTTCATCAAGGGGTAA
- a CDS encoding acyl-CoA dehydrogenase family protein, whose amino-acid sequence MAPSILRLPPAALPQHDLDSPAFAALLAQLGAEFAATAAVHDRDGTFPHANFERLQELNLTGLTVPRALGGAGATLAQTARVIAAVARGEPSTALVLAMTYLHHASPKHAKRWPRHLLERVAHDTVANGALVNALRVEPELGTPARGGLPGTVARRTPEGWRISGRKIYSTGIPRLTWLAVWARSDDDTPLVGSWLVHRDTPGIRVIENWDHLGMRATGSHEVVFDDVLVPLEHAVDVAPAGSTPDLDSALLLWMSVLLSALYDAVARNARDWLAQWLAGRVPANLGAPLASLPRFQEALGQVDTWLFSNRVLIDTAATGGIDPADAFRVKYLVTGQAIAAVEKAVELAGNPALARGNPLERHYRDVLCSRIHTPQNDTILAGAGKAAFAALAAATPSPSL is encoded by the coding sequence ATGGCACCTTCCATCCTTCGCCTGCCGCCGGCCGCACTGCCGCAGCATGACCTCGACAGCCCCGCCTTCGCGGCCTTGCTGGCGCAACTGGGCGCCGAATTCGCCGCCACCGCCGCGGTCCACGACCGCGACGGCACGTTTCCCCATGCGAACTTCGAGCGGCTGCAGGAACTGAACCTGACCGGCCTGACGGTGCCGCGCGCGCTGGGCGGCGCCGGTGCCACGCTGGCGCAAACAGCCCGGGTGATCGCCGCCGTGGCGCGCGGCGAACCCTCCACCGCACTGGTGCTGGCGATGACATACCTGCACCATGCCTCGCCGAAGCACGCGAAACGCTGGCCCCGCCACCTGCTGGAGCGGGTCGCCCACGACACGGTGGCCAACGGGGCGCTGGTCAATGCGCTGCGCGTTGAACCGGAACTGGGCACGCCGGCCCGCGGCGGGCTGCCCGGCACGGTGGCACGCCGCACGCCCGAGGGCTGGCGCATCAGCGGGCGCAAGATCTATTCGACCGGCATCCCGCGGCTGACGTGGCTGGCCGTGTGGGCGCGCAGCGACGATGACACGCCGCTGGTGGGCAGCTGGCTGGTGCACCGCGACACGCCGGGCATCCGCGTCATCGAGAACTGGGACCACCTGGGCATGCGCGCCACCGGCAGCCATGAAGTGGTGTTCGACGATGTGCTGGTGCCGCTGGAGCACGCGGTCGACGTGGCGCCGGCCGGCAGCACGCCGGACCTCGATTCGGCGCTGCTGCTGTGGATGTCCGTGCTGCTGTCGGCGCTGTACGACGCGGTGGCCCGCAACGCCCGCGACTGGCTGGCGCAATGGCTGGCCGGGCGTGTGCCGGCCAACCTGGGCGCGCCGCTGGCCAGCCTGCCGCGTTTCCAGGAAGCGCTCGGCCAGGTCGACACGTGGCTGTTCTCGAACCGCGTGCTGATCGATACCGCCGCCACGGGCGGCATCGACCCGGCCGATGCGTTCCGCGTCAAGTACCTGGTCACCGGCCAGGCCATCGCCGCCGTCGAAAAAGCCGTGGAACTGGCCGGCAACCCGGCGCTCGCCCGCGGCAATCCGCTGGAACGCCATTACCGCGACGTGCTGTGCAGCCGCATCCACACGCCGCAGAACGACACGATCCTGGCCGGCGCCGGCAAGGCCGCATTCGCCGCGCTGGCGGCCGCCACACCCTCTCCCTCACTGTAG
- a CDS encoding ABC transporter ATP-binding protein: protein MQILPLNLVGAVRRSGSPAPADEQAGPQHAAAGVAVRAAAVTKRFGQNVILDGLDLEIRPGEFVALLGRSGCGKTTLLRTLAGLDGITSGSLQVPRALAAAFQEPRLMPWKRAWRNVTLGLRIPQARERAREALAEVGLAHRENAWPATLSGGEAQRVALARALVREPQLLLLDDPFAALDALTRIRMHRLILQLWARHRPAVLLVTHDVDEAILLADRVLVLEQGRFVADIAVREARPRSAERHGFQQLRARLLHLLGVEADEPADPAAGAGAEPELHYAHH from the coding sequence ATGCAGATCCTTCCACTGAACCTGGTCGGCGCCGTGCGCCGGTCCGGCTCGCCGGCGCCGGCCGATGAGCAAGCAGGTCCGCAGCACGCGGCGGCCGGCGTGGCCGTGCGCGCCGCCGCCGTCACCAAGCGCTTCGGCCAGAACGTGATCCTCGACGGGCTCGACCTGGAAATCCGTCCCGGCGAATTCGTCGCGCTGCTGGGCCGCAGCGGCTGCGGCAAGACCACGCTGCTGCGCACGCTGGCCGGCCTGGACGGCATCACGTCCGGCTCGCTGCAAGTGCCGCGGGCGCTGGCGGCGGCGTTCCAGGAACCGCGGCTGATGCCATGGAAGCGTGCCTGGCGCAACGTCACGCTGGGCCTGCGGATTCCGCAAGCCCGTGAACGGGCCCGCGAAGCGCTGGCCGAAGTGGGGCTGGCGCACCGCGAGAACGCGTGGCCGGCCACGCTGTCTGGCGGCGAGGCGCAGCGCGTGGCGCTGGCCCGGGCCCTGGTGCGCGAACCGCAACTGCTGCTGCTCGACGACCCGTTCGCCGCGCTGGACGCGCTGACCCGCATCCGGATGCACCGCCTGATCCTGCAGCTGTGGGCGCGGCACCGCCCGGCCGTGCTGCTCGTCACGCACGACGTCGACGAAGCGATCCTGCTGGCCGACCGCGTGCTGGTGCTGGAACAGGGCCGTTTCGTCGCCGATATCGCGGTGCGCGAAGCGCGCCCGCGCAGCGCCGAGCGCCACGGCTTCCAGCAACTGCGCGCCCGGCTGCTGCATCTGCTGGGCGTCGAGGCCGACGAGCCTGCCGACCCTGCCGCCGGCGCCGGCGCCGAACCCGAACTCCACTACGCCCACCACTGA